A genomic stretch from Pomacea canaliculata isolate SZHN2017 linkage group LG2, ASM307304v1, whole genome shotgun sequence includes:
- the LOC112556138 gene encoding cAMP-regulated phosphoprotein 21-like isoform X1, translating into MRMAEPERRPGKTPLLKQPEIEEAEEEEGSKTSEESPVNGSRSCSDSETTIPVLRQESLVLQPSNGSGDLSPEDENSSSPPVILHQGLQSLMSQDSTAGDGIKNNHISVPSKTKQLMRGTAICDGASPPPLLFPEVKVITTPAPESDEVPCDCGSQAPVLGQPYGDTVSTRSHLQKDNSQSSDAGTCSSLSRESSVEKYAYKDNTGVDLLDFIKKTLFKSAKDKKMLLQLEKDFKRFVADPKDQFLQLSEMCSYDRMLVHRLAAFYGMDHNINQTGKCVIVSKTKYTRVPDFSCEEYLKKNPDSVEQKKKILLKKPHSMEERGSRTGDKSQYTGNRAKSLSLEERQRSYDEKRRQIFGSASQDETTSYSLIEDDASCNANKSGLMNRDWSSTESSGYGTEDGQRRGPRGFITKSNSYGGNPAIHLDPLNLRTRSLSKADSIQSGHYEGLPVRSGKLTATSPEHSDQSPLSRCSSTDVSHSPSHGFVSGTGPSYPVLVATDPATIPPGSMVVNPQTLQPHVNADGSIYRYNPNEPPPWLVSSNTPQQPPNCSLIYSANVQYQDTADLCNRFAGITVGMPVEGTVESQHMVPLHHQQPQQQPQSLQHQHQHHPLLVSPSLTQPLPSNQQFPVSHTQFSAMQAPYYSNPQILTGQPVRYISYIPGHNTAVDAQGQSFSLSNPGTSSIPSGIVSYSVHPQPQNYSGVFMSANSPMQTSIPDQTSIGPNTAYAQTIFTGPLGESNGSGSPYSIPYVPANGVYSYTTYNPAGNSVGPGQVGPAGAFYGAPPQSSSPQLSFAGFAPGPGSQSTLRPATPPSQLHHAHGLTVSIAQPLNYHSQQGAGTGLGTGIGGISGHISHHTVSSPTQFHPGTIFSSSPQFPGQVRPVGQVVQMPVGANTNVATAGPASGHAVPHSHHPTHHSAPPLHHSQSFSVLRAGPANTNVTSNTTHLSMNPATNGTPTPPQQVGPSPHPVMPIKSMSMGCMRPHGGASTPDKDSLGVGMGIPGVTTFIPGINQTTAMQFPAQIVASGIRPAQQGEYRMVGAASIRPQIQPLHLALPQQPGQPVKHRGGCSRQSRTSKRYRSGGSNSDVLMTPSTPVATVVSADGVVQSVVNRQ; encoded by the exons ATGAGGATGGCTGAGCCCGAGCGGCGGCCAGGCAAGACGCCTCTCCTTAAGCAACCAGAGATTGAGGaggcagaggaagaggagggaagCAAGACAAGTGAGGAGTCGCCAGTAAATGGCAGCAGAAGTTGCAGCGACTCTGAAACCACCATCCCAGTGTTAC GACAAGAATCTTTAGTTTTACAACCAAGCAATGGCTCTGGTGACCTTTCACCTGAAGATGAAAACAGTTCTTCACCACCAGTCATTTTACATCAGGGTTTACAGTCATTGATGTCACAAGATTCCACAGCTGGTGATGGCATCAAAAACAACCATATATCA GTCCCCTCCAAAACCAAGCAGCTTATGCGTGGTACCGCTATTTGTGATGGAGCTTCACCACCTCCCCTACTGTTCCCAGAGGTCAAAGTTATTACAACGCCAGCCCCAGAATCAGATGAAGTACCCTGTGACTGTGGCAGCCAGGCACCAGTTTTAGGACAGCCCTAT GGGGATACAGTGTCCACAAGGTCACATCTTCAGAAGGATAACTCGCAAAGTTCTGATGCAGGGACCTGTTCTAGTTTATCACGTG agTCTAGTGTAGAAAAATACGCTTATAAAGATAACACTGGTGTTGACCTGCTGGACTTCATAAAAAAGACTCTCTTCAAGTCTgcaaaagataagaaaatgctTCTTCAACTGGAGAAGGACTTTAAGAGATTTGTGGCTGACCCAAA ggATCAATTCCTGCAGCTGTCAGAGATGTGCTCCTATGATCGCATGTTAGTTCACCGGTTGGCAGCATTTTATGGAATGGACCATAATATCAACCAGACTGGGAAGTGTGTTATTGTCTCCAAAACAAAGTACACCCGTGT GCCTGACTTTAGCTGTGAGGAATACTTGAAGAAAAATCCAGACTCTGtagaacagaagaagaaaatactCCTTAAAAAACCACATAGCATGGAGGAGAGAGGT TCAAGAACAGGCGATAAAAGTCAGTATACTGGAAATCGTGCTAAATCACTATCCTTGGAAGAGAGGCAACGTTCATATGATGAAAAACGAAGACAGATCTTTGGG AGTGCTTCACAAGACGAGACCACTTCATATTCACTGATAGA AGATGATGCCAGCTGCAATGCAAACAAAAGTGGGCTCATGAACAGAGATTGGAGTAGCACAGAATCCTCAGGTTATGGTACAGAAGATGGGCAACGCCGAGGGCCTCGTGGCTTTATTACCAAATCGAATAGCTATGGTGGCAACCCAGCCATTCACCTTGATCCTTTGAATCTTCGTACCCGCAGTCTTTCCAAAGCAG ATTCTATACAAAGTGGACATTATGAAGGTCTGCCAGTAAGGTCTGGTAAACTGACTGCTACCTCTCCAGAACACTCGGACCAGTCCCCGCTGTCACGCTGTAGTTCTACCGATGTGTCTCATTCACCTAGTCATG GGTTTGTCAGTGGGACAGGCCCCTCCTACCCGGTGCTTGTGGCTACTGATCCAGCCACCATTCCACCTGGAAGCATGGTGGTCAATCCACAGACAT tacAGCCACATGTAAATGCTGATGGCTCCATCTACCGTTACAATCCTAATGAACCCCCACCATGGCTTGTCAGCAGCAACACACCTCAACAGCCTCCAAACTGCAGTCTTATATACTCTGCAAATGTGCAATATCAG GACACAGCAGATTTGTGCAACCGCTTCGCTGGCATAACAGTGGGGATGCCAGTAGAAGGAACTGTGGAAAGTCAGCACATGGTCCCCTTGCATCATCAGCAGCCGCAGCAACAACCACAGTCTCtacagcaccagcaccagcaccatccACTGCTGGTTTCTCCATCTTTGACTCAGCCACTGCCCTCTAACCAGCAGTTTCCTGTTAGCCACACACAATTTTCTGCAATGCAG GCCCCATACTACAGCAACCCTCAGATTTTAACGGGTCAACCAGTCCGATACATCTCTTACATACCTGGTCACAACACGGCTGTTGATGCTCAGGGACAGTCATTTTCCTTGTCCAACCCTGGCACAAGCAGTATACCATCTGGCATTGTCAGCTACAGTGTGCACCCGCAGCCCCAAAACTACTCAGGTGTGTTCATGTCGGCCAACTCTCCAATGCAGACCAGCATCCCAGATCAAACTAGCATCGGGCCAAACACAGCATATGCACAGACAATTTTCACTGGTCCTTTGGGTGAGAGCAATGGCAGTGGAAGTCCATACTCTATACCTTACGTGCCAGCAAATGGTGTGTATTCATACACCACTTACAACCCTGCAGGCAACAGTGTTGGCCCTGGACAGGTTGGTCCTGCTGGGGCATTCTATGGAGCCCCACCACAGTCGTCATCACCACAGCTAAGTTTTGCAGGGTTTGCACCAGGTCCAGGTAGCCAGTCCACCTTGCGTCCTGCCACCCCACCTAGTCAGCTTCACCATGCTCATGGACTGACAGTCAGCATTGCACAGCCACTGAATTACCACAGCCAGCAGGGTGCAGGAACAGGACTGGGGACTGGCATCGGGGGTATCAGTGGTCACATCTCACACCATACAGTTTCATCACCAACACAGTTTCACCCTGGGACAATCTTTTCCTCTTCTCCCCAGTTTCCAGGACAGGTGCGTCCTGTAGGGCAGGTGGTGCAAATGCCTGTTGGTGCCAACACCAATGTGGCTACGGCAGGCCCTGCCTCTGGTCATGCTGTGCCACACAGtcaccaccccacacaccacaGTGCACCACCACTACACCACTCACAGTCCTTCTCAGTTCTACGTGCTGGACCTGCCAATACCAATGTCACTTCCAATACCACACATCTGAGCATGAATCCCGCGACTAACGGgactcccaccccaccacaGCAAGTTGGGCCCAGCCCACATCCAGTGATGCCCATCAAGAGTATGTCCATGGGGTGCATGCGACCACATGGAGGTGCATCAACGCCAGATAAGGACAGCCTCGGGGTGGGCATGGGTATCCCCGGTGTCACCACTTTCATCCCTGGGATCAATCAGACGACAGCAATGCAGTTTCCTGCACAGATCGTAGCTTCAGGAATCCGACCTGCACAGCAAG GAGAATATCGAATGGTTGGAGCAGCAAGTATACGGCCTCAGATTCAGCCTCTTCACTTGGCACTCCCACAGCAACCAGGCCAGCCTGTTAAACATAG AGGTGGTTGTTCTCGTCAGTCACGTACATCCAAGCGCTACCGTAGTGGTGGCAGCAACTCTGATGTGCTGATGACACCATCCACCCCAGTGGCCACTGTTGTATCCGCAGATGGAGTAGTTCAGTCAGTAGTGAACAG GCAGTGA
- the LOC112556138 gene encoding cAMP-regulated phosphoprotein 21-like isoform X3 yields MRMAEPERRPGKTPLLKQPEIEEAEEEEGSKTSEESPVNGSRSCSDSETTIPVLRQESLVLQPSNGSGDLSPEDENSSSPPVILHQGLQSLMSQDSTAGDGIKNNHISVPSKTKQLMRGTAICDGASPPPLLFPEVKVITTPAPESDEVPCDCGSQAPVLGQPYGDTVSTRSHLQKDNSQSSDAGTCSSLSRESSVEKYAYKDNTGVDLLDFIKKTLFKSAKDKKMLLQLEKDFKRFVADPKDQFLQLSEMCSYDRMLVHRLAAFYGMDHNINQTGKCVIVSKTKYTRVPDFSCEEYLKKNPDSVEQKKKILLKKPHSMEERGSRTGDKSQYTGNRAKSLSLEERQRSYDEKRRQIFGSASQDETTSYSLIEDDASCNANKSGLMNRDWSSTESSGYGTEDGQRRGPRGFITKSNSYGGNPAIHLDPLNLRTRSLSKADSIQSGHYEGLPVRSGKLTATSPEHSDQSPLSRCSSTDVSHSPSHGFVSGTGPSYPVLVATDPATIPPGSMVVNPQTLQPHVNADGSIYRYNPNEPPPWLVSSNTPQQPPNCSLIYSANVQYQDTADLCNRFAGITVGMPVEGTVESQHMVPLHHQQPQQQPQSLQHQHQHHPLLVSPSLTQPLPSNQQFPVSHTQFSAMQAPYYSNPQILTGQPVRYISYIPGHNTAVDAQGQSFSLSNPGTSSIPSGIVSYSVHPQPQNYSGVFMSANSPMQTSIPDQTSIGPNTAYAQTIFTGPLGESNGSGSPYSIPYVPANGVYSYTTYNPAGNSVGPGQVGPAGAFYGAPPQSSSPQLSFAGFAPGPGSQSTLRPATPPSQLHHAHGLTVSIAQPLNYHSQQGAGTGLGTGIGGISGHISHHTVSSPTQFHPGTIFSSSPQFPGQVRPVGQVVQMPVGANTNVATAGPASGHAVPHSHHPTHHSAPPLHHSQSFSVLRAGPANTNVTSNTTHLSMNPATNGTPTPPQQVGPSPHPVMPIKSMSMGCMRPHGGASTPDKDSLGVGMGIPGVTTFIPGINQTTAMQFPAQIVASGIRPAQQGEYRMVGAASIRPQIQPLHLALPQQPGQPVKHRQ; encoded by the exons ATGAGGATGGCTGAGCCCGAGCGGCGGCCAGGCAAGACGCCTCTCCTTAAGCAACCAGAGATTGAGGaggcagaggaagaggagggaagCAAGACAAGTGAGGAGTCGCCAGTAAATGGCAGCAGAAGTTGCAGCGACTCTGAAACCACCATCCCAGTGTTAC GACAAGAATCTTTAGTTTTACAACCAAGCAATGGCTCTGGTGACCTTTCACCTGAAGATGAAAACAGTTCTTCACCACCAGTCATTTTACATCAGGGTTTACAGTCATTGATGTCACAAGATTCCACAGCTGGTGATGGCATCAAAAACAACCATATATCA GTCCCCTCCAAAACCAAGCAGCTTATGCGTGGTACCGCTATTTGTGATGGAGCTTCACCACCTCCCCTACTGTTCCCAGAGGTCAAAGTTATTACAACGCCAGCCCCAGAATCAGATGAAGTACCCTGTGACTGTGGCAGCCAGGCACCAGTTTTAGGACAGCCCTAT GGGGATACAGTGTCCACAAGGTCACATCTTCAGAAGGATAACTCGCAAAGTTCTGATGCAGGGACCTGTTCTAGTTTATCACGTG agTCTAGTGTAGAAAAATACGCTTATAAAGATAACACTGGTGTTGACCTGCTGGACTTCATAAAAAAGACTCTCTTCAAGTCTgcaaaagataagaaaatgctTCTTCAACTGGAGAAGGACTTTAAGAGATTTGTGGCTGACCCAAA ggATCAATTCCTGCAGCTGTCAGAGATGTGCTCCTATGATCGCATGTTAGTTCACCGGTTGGCAGCATTTTATGGAATGGACCATAATATCAACCAGACTGGGAAGTGTGTTATTGTCTCCAAAACAAAGTACACCCGTGT GCCTGACTTTAGCTGTGAGGAATACTTGAAGAAAAATCCAGACTCTGtagaacagaagaagaaaatactCCTTAAAAAACCACATAGCATGGAGGAGAGAGGT TCAAGAACAGGCGATAAAAGTCAGTATACTGGAAATCGTGCTAAATCACTATCCTTGGAAGAGAGGCAACGTTCATATGATGAAAAACGAAGACAGATCTTTGGG AGTGCTTCACAAGACGAGACCACTTCATATTCACTGATAGA AGATGATGCCAGCTGCAATGCAAACAAAAGTGGGCTCATGAACAGAGATTGGAGTAGCACAGAATCCTCAGGTTATGGTACAGAAGATGGGCAACGCCGAGGGCCTCGTGGCTTTATTACCAAATCGAATAGCTATGGTGGCAACCCAGCCATTCACCTTGATCCTTTGAATCTTCGTACCCGCAGTCTTTCCAAAGCAG ATTCTATACAAAGTGGACATTATGAAGGTCTGCCAGTAAGGTCTGGTAAACTGACTGCTACCTCTCCAGAACACTCGGACCAGTCCCCGCTGTCACGCTGTAGTTCTACCGATGTGTCTCATTCACCTAGTCATG GGTTTGTCAGTGGGACAGGCCCCTCCTACCCGGTGCTTGTGGCTACTGATCCAGCCACCATTCCACCTGGAAGCATGGTGGTCAATCCACAGACAT tacAGCCACATGTAAATGCTGATGGCTCCATCTACCGTTACAATCCTAATGAACCCCCACCATGGCTTGTCAGCAGCAACACACCTCAACAGCCTCCAAACTGCAGTCTTATATACTCTGCAAATGTGCAATATCAG GACACAGCAGATTTGTGCAACCGCTTCGCTGGCATAACAGTGGGGATGCCAGTAGAAGGAACTGTGGAAAGTCAGCACATGGTCCCCTTGCATCATCAGCAGCCGCAGCAACAACCACAGTCTCtacagcaccagcaccagcaccatccACTGCTGGTTTCTCCATCTTTGACTCAGCCACTGCCCTCTAACCAGCAGTTTCCTGTTAGCCACACACAATTTTCTGCAATGCAG GCCCCATACTACAGCAACCCTCAGATTTTAACGGGTCAACCAGTCCGATACATCTCTTACATACCTGGTCACAACACGGCTGTTGATGCTCAGGGACAGTCATTTTCCTTGTCCAACCCTGGCACAAGCAGTATACCATCTGGCATTGTCAGCTACAGTGTGCACCCGCAGCCCCAAAACTACTCAGGTGTGTTCATGTCGGCCAACTCTCCAATGCAGACCAGCATCCCAGATCAAACTAGCATCGGGCCAAACACAGCATATGCACAGACAATTTTCACTGGTCCTTTGGGTGAGAGCAATGGCAGTGGAAGTCCATACTCTATACCTTACGTGCCAGCAAATGGTGTGTATTCATACACCACTTACAACCCTGCAGGCAACAGTGTTGGCCCTGGACAGGTTGGTCCTGCTGGGGCATTCTATGGAGCCCCACCACAGTCGTCATCACCACAGCTAAGTTTTGCAGGGTTTGCACCAGGTCCAGGTAGCCAGTCCACCTTGCGTCCTGCCACCCCACCTAGTCAGCTTCACCATGCTCATGGACTGACAGTCAGCATTGCACAGCCACTGAATTACCACAGCCAGCAGGGTGCAGGAACAGGACTGGGGACTGGCATCGGGGGTATCAGTGGTCACATCTCACACCATACAGTTTCATCACCAACACAGTTTCACCCTGGGACAATCTTTTCCTCTTCTCCCCAGTTTCCAGGACAGGTGCGTCCTGTAGGGCAGGTGGTGCAAATGCCTGTTGGTGCCAACACCAATGTGGCTACGGCAGGCCCTGCCTCTGGTCATGCTGTGCCACACAGtcaccaccccacacaccacaGTGCACCACCACTACACCACTCACAGTCCTTCTCAGTTCTACGTGCTGGACCTGCCAATACCAATGTCACTTCCAATACCACACATCTGAGCATGAATCCCGCGACTAACGGgactcccaccccaccacaGCAAGTTGGGCCCAGCCCACATCCAGTGATGCCCATCAAGAGTATGTCCATGGGGTGCATGCGACCACATGGAGGTGCATCAACGCCAGATAAGGACAGCCTCGGGGTGGGCATGGGTATCCCCGGTGTCACCACTTTCATCCCTGGGATCAATCAGACGACAGCAATGCAGTTTCCTGCACAGATCGTAGCTTCAGGAATCCGACCTGCACAGCAAG GAGAATATCGAATGGTTGGAGCAGCAAGTATACGGCCTCAGATTCAGCCTCTTCACTTGGCACTCCCACAGCAACCAGGCCAGCCTGTTAAACATAG GCAGTGA
- the LOC112556138 gene encoding cAMP-regulated phosphoprotein 21-like isoform X2: protein MRMAEPERRPGKTPLLKQPEIEEAEEEEGSKTSEESPVNGSRSCSDSETTIPVLRQESLVLQPSNGSGDLSPEDENSSSPPVILHQGLQSLMSQDSTAGDGIKNNHISVPSKTKQLMRGTAICDGASPPPLLFPEVKVITTPAPESDEVPCDCGSQAPVLGQPYGDTVSTRSHLQKDNSQSSDAGTCSSLSRESSVEKYAYKDNTGVDLLDFIKKTLFKSAKDKKMLLQLEKDFKRFVADPKDQFLQLSEMCSYDRMLVHRLAAFYGMDHNINQTGKCVIVSKTKYTRVPDFSCEEYLKKNPDSVEQKKKILLKKPHSMEERGSRTGDKSQYTGNRAKSLSLEERQRSYDEKRRQIFGSASQDETTSYSLIEDDASCNANKSGLMNRDWSSTESSGYGTEDGQRRGPRGFITKSNSYGGNPAIHLDPLNLRTRSLSKADSIQSGHYEGLPVRSGKLTATSPEHSDQSPLSRCSSTDVSHSPSHVQPHVNADGSIYRYNPNEPPPWLVSSNTPQQPPNCSLIYSANVQYQDTADLCNRFAGITVGMPVEGTVESQHMVPLHHQQPQQQPQSLQHQHQHHPLLVSPSLTQPLPSNQQFPVSHTQFSAMQAPYYSNPQILTGQPVRYISYIPGHNTAVDAQGQSFSLSNPGTSSIPSGIVSYSVHPQPQNYSGVFMSANSPMQTSIPDQTSIGPNTAYAQTIFTGPLGESNGSGSPYSIPYVPANGVYSYTTYNPAGNSVGPGQVGPAGAFYGAPPQSSSPQLSFAGFAPGPGSQSTLRPATPPSQLHHAHGLTVSIAQPLNYHSQQGAGTGLGTGIGGISGHISHHTVSSPTQFHPGTIFSSSPQFPGQVRPVGQVVQMPVGANTNVATAGPASGHAVPHSHHPTHHSAPPLHHSQSFSVLRAGPANTNVTSNTTHLSMNPATNGTPTPPQQVGPSPHPVMPIKSMSMGCMRPHGGASTPDKDSLGVGMGIPGVTTFIPGINQTTAMQFPAQIVASGIRPAQQGEYRMVGAASIRPQIQPLHLALPQQPGQPVKHRGGCSRQSRTSKRYRSGGSNSDVLMTPSTPVATVVSADGVVQSVVNRQ, encoded by the exons ATGAGGATGGCTGAGCCCGAGCGGCGGCCAGGCAAGACGCCTCTCCTTAAGCAACCAGAGATTGAGGaggcagaggaagaggagggaagCAAGACAAGTGAGGAGTCGCCAGTAAATGGCAGCAGAAGTTGCAGCGACTCTGAAACCACCATCCCAGTGTTAC GACAAGAATCTTTAGTTTTACAACCAAGCAATGGCTCTGGTGACCTTTCACCTGAAGATGAAAACAGTTCTTCACCACCAGTCATTTTACATCAGGGTTTACAGTCATTGATGTCACAAGATTCCACAGCTGGTGATGGCATCAAAAACAACCATATATCA GTCCCCTCCAAAACCAAGCAGCTTATGCGTGGTACCGCTATTTGTGATGGAGCTTCACCACCTCCCCTACTGTTCCCAGAGGTCAAAGTTATTACAACGCCAGCCCCAGAATCAGATGAAGTACCCTGTGACTGTGGCAGCCAGGCACCAGTTTTAGGACAGCCCTAT GGGGATACAGTGTCCACAAGGTCACATCTTCAGAAGGATAACTCGCAAAGTTCTGATGCAGGGACCTGTTCTAGTTTATCACGTG agTCTAGTGTAGAAAAATACGCTTATAAAGATAACACTGGTGTTGACCTGCTGGACTTCATAAAAAAGACTCTCTTCAAGTCTgcaaaagataagaaaatgctTCTTCAACTGGAGAAGGACTTTAAGAGATTTGTGGCTGACCCAAA ggATCAATTCCTGCAGCTGTCAGAGATGTGCTCCTATGATCGCATGTTAGTTCACCGGTTGGCAGCATTTTATGGAATGGACCATAATATCAACCAGACTGGGAAGTGTGTTATTGTCTCCAAAACAAAGTACACCCGTGT GCCTGACTTTAGCTGTGAGGAATACTTGAAGAAAAATCCAGACTCTGtagaacagaagaagaaaatactCCTTAAAAAACCACATAGCATGGAGGAGAGAGGT TCAAGAACAGGCGATAAAAGTCAGTATACTGGAAATCGTGCTAAATCACTATCCTTGGAAGAGAGGCAACGTTCATATGATGAAAAACGAAGACAGATCTTTGGG AGTGCTTCACAAGACGAGACCACTTCATATTCACTGATAGA AGATGATGCCAGCTGCAATGCAAACAAAAGTGGGCTCATGAACAGAGATTGGAGTAGCACAGAATCCTCAGGTTATGGTACAGAAGATGGGCAACGCCGAGGGCCTCGTGGCTTTATTACCAAATCGAATAGCTATGGTGGCAACCCAGCCATTCACCTTGATCCTTTGAATCTTCGTACCCGCAGTCTTTCCAAAGCAG ATTCTATACAAAGTGGACATTATGAAGGTCTGCCAGTAAGGTCTGGTAAACTGACTGCTACCTCTCCAGAACACTCGGACCAGTCCCCGCTGTCACGCTGTAGTTCTACCGATGTGTCTCATTCACCTAGTCATG tacAGCCACATGTAAATGCTGATGGCTCCATCTACCGTTACAATCCTAATGAACCCCCACCATGGCTTGTCAGCAGCAACACACCTCAACAGCCTCCAAACTGCAGTCTTATATACTCTGCAAATGTGCAATATCAG GACACAGCAGATTTGTGCAACCGCTTCGCTGGCATAACAGTGGGGATGCCAGTAGAAGGAACTGTGGAAAGTCAGCACATGGTCCCCTTGCATCATCAGCAGCCGCAGCAACAACCACAGTCTCtacagcaccagcaccagcaccatccACTGCTGGTTTCTCCATCTTTGACTCAGCCACTGCCCTCTAACCAGCAGTTTCCTGTTAGCCACACACAATTTTCTGCAATGCAG GCCCCATACTACAGCAACCCTCAGATTTTAACGGGTCAACCAGTCCGATACATCTCTTACATACCTGGTCACAACACGGCTGTTGATGCTCAGGGACAGTCATTTTCCTTGTCCAACCCTGGCACAAGCAGTATACCATCTGGCATTGTCAGCTACAGTGTGCACCCGCAGCCCCAAAACTACTCAGGTGTGTTCATGTCGGCCAACTCTCCAATGCAGACCAGCATCCCAGATCAAACTAGCATCGGGCCAAACACAGCATATGCACAGACAATTTTCACTGGTCCTTTGGGTGAGAGCAATGGCAGTGGAAGTCCATACTCTATACCTTACGTGCCAGCAAATGGTGTGTATTCATACACCACTTACAACCCTGCAGGCAACAGTGTTGGCCCTGGACAGGTTGGTCCTGCTGGGGCATTCTATGGAGCCCCACCACAGTCGTCATCACCACAGCTAAGTTTTGCAGGGTTTGCACCAGGTCCAGGTAGCCAGTCCACCTTGCGTCCTGCCACCCCACCTAGTCAGCTTCACCATGCTCATGGACTGACAGTCAGCATTGCACAGCCACTGAATTACCACAGCCAGCAGGGTGCAGGAACAGGACTGGGGACTGGCATCGGGGGTATCAGTGGTCACATCTCACACCATACAGTTTCATCACCAACACAGTTTCACCCTGGGACAATCTTTTCCTCTTCTCCCCAGTTTCCAGGACAGGTGCGTCCTGTAGGGCAGGTGGTGCAAATGCCTGTTGGTGCCAACACCAATGTGGCTACGGCAGGCCCTGCCTCTGGTCATGCTGTGCCACACAGtcaccaccccacacaccacaGTGCACCACCACTACACCACTCACAGTCCTTCTCAGTTCTACGTGCTGGACCTGCCAATACCAATGTCACTTCCAATACCACACATCTGAGCATGAATCCCGCGACTAACGGgactcccaccccaccacaGCAAGTTGGGCCCAGCCCACATCCAGTGATGCCCATCAAGAGTATGTCCATGGGGTGCATGCGACCACATGGAGGTGCATCAACGCCAGATAAGGACAGCCTCGGGGTGGGCATGGGTATCCCCGGTGTCACCACTTTCATCCCTGGGATCAATCAGACGACAGCAATGCAGTTTCCTGCACAGATCGTAGCTTCAGGAATCCGACCTGCACAGCAAG GAGAATATCGAATGGTTGGAGCAGCAAGTATACGGCCTCAGATTCAGCCTCTTCACTTGGCACTCCCACAGCAACCAGGCCAGCCTGTTAAACATAG AGGTGGTTGTTCTCGTCAGTCACGTACATCCAAGCGCTACCGTAGTGGTGGCAGCAACTCTGATGTGCTGATGACACCATCCACCCCAGTGGCCACTGTTGTATCCGCAGATGGAGTAGTTCAGTCAGTAGTGAACAG GCAGTGA